The proteins below come from a single Falco rusticolus isolate bFalRus1 chromosome 18, bFalRus1.pri, whole genome shotgun sequence genomic window:
- the HAP1 gene encoding huntingtin-associated protein 1 isoform X1: MEIWSSPAAYDELNGNAERGAGADPLARELEEVLCTERVVRITKTYHDIDAVTNLLDEKERDLELAARIGQSLLKQNRGLTERNELLEEQLELAKEEIAQLRHEVSMRDDLLHFYTTTTEESEPTSTTSTPLRRHESSLSLQQYFQYDTLQQKLKCLEEENQKLRMEATNIATETCRYEDQEQQLMIDCVEQFSEASQQVVYLSNELARKAEDTARQQEDISQLLAQVADLQQKCRTYGSEVEELQQHLAVAKEVQQQLRMELRDLQEKYTECGGMLQEAQEEVKSLRSRSLPNSTVSRYGAPSLLPVDSLAAEIKGTMRKGADSSSSDYKSYRRVFETVKAVNQAAKAKSCSESPHNMPGSKQLSAATSGGASTPHTSCSGPGGTQAEGAGEEPRVAPGQQDLEAAVQRLSVRQQSHASEERSFFEAERERKLWRLRDGESSSGFLTPNESIISTGTNYSGGSELTAGSGFSLSSLTYLPDKLQIVKPLEGSVTLHHWQQLARPNLGGILVPRPGVLTKDFRQLDIDLEEVYSLNDLEEDDVDAGSFQLLPTSTPAKAKERPGVFLSVNNLPQTLSTFTITTCHILHPTTEITTVTPSLYNAVVPSCGPFAGLSPGSPSPDLSYPTLTPGPGPPSTPLGLVRLLLVQGISASVPGLGPQWPLQLPSQDLQHADTRPFPAPGGQDRPPPRSSIFSLNLVENLRRLGLDKVVARGEMSYARVERGRARGVLT; this comes from the exons aTGGAGATCTGGAGCAGCCCCGCCGCCTACGACGAGCTGAACGGGAACGCGGAGCGGGGCGCCGGCGCCGACCCCCTCGCCCgggagctggaggaag TCCTGTGCACTGAGCGGGTGGTCAGGATCACAAAAACCTACCACGACATTGATGCTGTCACCAACCTGCTGGATGAG AAGGAGCGGGACCTGGAGCTAGCAGCGCGCATCGGGCAGTCCCTGCTGAAGCAGAACCGGGGCCTGACTGAGCGCAAcgagctgctggaggagcagctggagtTGGCCAAAGAGGAG atTGCGCAGCTGCGCCACGAGGTCTCCATGCGGGACGACCTGCTCCACTTCTACACCACCACGACGGAGGAGAGCGAGCccacctccaccacctccaCACC GCTGCGCCGGCACGAGTCCTcgctgtccctgcagcagtaCTTCCAGTACGACACGCTGCAGCAGAAACTCAAGTGCCTGGAGGAGGAGAACCAGAAGCTTCGCATGGAG GCCACCAACATCGCAACCGAGACCTGTCGGTACGAGgaccaggagcagcagctgatgaTTGACTGTGTGGAGCAGTTCT CCGAAGCGAGCCAGCAGGTGGTTTACCTTTCCAACGAGCTGGCCCGCAAGGCGGAGGACACGGCGCGGCAGCAGGaggacatcagccagctcctggCGCAGGTCGCGGACCTGCAGCAGAAGTGCCGCACG TACGGCTCGGAGGTGGaggagctccagcagcacctggctGTGGCCAAGGAGGTGCAGCAACAGCTGCGGATGGAG CTGCGGGACCTGCAGGAGAAGTACACGGAGTGTGGCGGGATGCTGCAGGAGGCCCAGGAGGAGGTCAAGAGCCTGCGCAGCCGCAGCCTGCCCAACAGCACCGTCAGCCGCTACGGCGCACCCAGCCTCCTGCCCGTG GACTCGCTGGCGGCTGAGATCAAGGGGACGATGAGGAAGGGGGCAGACAGCTCCTCCTCGGACTACAA GAGCTACCGGCGCGTCTTTGAGACGGTGAAAGCGGTGAACCAGGCGGCCAAAGCCAAGTCTTGCTCAGAGTCTCCCCACAACATGCCGGGCTCCAAGCAGTTGTCAGCTGCCACCTCCGGAGGGGCCAGCACCCCCCACACCAGCTGCTCCGGCCCAGGGGGCACCCA GGCCGAGGGGGCCGGAGAGGAGCCCCGGGTGGCCCCCGGGCAGCAGGACCTGGAGGCAGCGGTGCAGCGGCTGTCGGTGCGGCAGCAGAGCCATGCCTCGGAGGAACGTTCCTTCTTCGAGGCCGAGCGGGAGCGCAAGCTTTGGCGGCTGAGGGATGGCGAGAGCTCCAGTGGCTTCCTCACCCCCAATGAGAGCATCATCTCCACCGGGACCAACTACTCAGGGGGCTCGGAGCTCACCGCTGGCTCCGGCTTTTCCCTCAGCTCCCTCACCTACCTGCCTGACAAGCTGCAGATTGTGAAGCCCCTGGAag GCTCTGTGACTCTCCaccactggcagcagctggcacggCCCAACCTGGGTGGGATCCTGGTGCCCCGTCCCGGGGTGCTCACCAAAGACTTCAGGCAGCTGGACATTGACCTGGAGGAGGTCTACAGCCTCAACGACCTGGAGGAGGACGACGTGGACGCCGgctccttccagctgctcccTACCTCAACGCCTGCCAAAGCCAAGGAGCGCCCCGGGG TGTTCCTCTCTGTTAACAACCTTCCCCAGACCCTGTCTACCTTCACCATCACCACCTGCCACATCCTCCACCCCACCACTGAGATCACCACTGTGACACCCAG TCTGTATAACGCCGTCGTGCCTTCTTGTGGGCCCTTTgcggggctgagccctggcagcccctcaCCGGACCTGTCTTACCCCACTCTGACACCTGGCCCCGGACCCCCGAGCACCCCCCTGGGACTTGTCAGGCTCTTGCTGGTGCAGGGCATCTCTGCCTCAGTGCCAGGATTGGGGCCGCAGTGgcccctccagctcccctcCCAGGACCTCCAGCACGCTGACACCCGGCCCTTCCCTGCGCCCGGGGGGCAGGACAGACCCCCACCCAGGAGCAGCATCTTCAGCTTGAACCTGGTGGAGAATCTGCGGCGTCTGGGGCTGGACAAGGTGGTGGCCAGAGGGGAGATGTCCTACGCCCGAGTGGAGCGTGGGAGAGCCCGGGGCGTGCTGACCTGA
- the HAP1 gene encoding huntingtin-associated protein 1 isoform X2, whose amino-acid sequence MEIWSSPAAYDELNGNAERGAGADPLARELEEVLCTERVVRITKTYHDIDAVTNLLDEKERDLELAARIGQSLLKQNRGLTERNELLEEQLELAKEEIAQLRHEVSMRDDLLHFYTTTTEESEPTSTTSTPLRRHESSLSLQQYFQYDTLQQKLKCLEEENQKLRMEATNIATETCRYEDQEQQLMIDCVEQFSEASQQVVYLSNELARKAEDTARQQEDISQLLAQVADLQQKCRTYGSEVEELQQHLAVAKEVQQQLRMELRDLQEKYTECGGMLQEAQEEVKSLRSRSLPNSTVSRYGAPSLLPVDSLAAEIKGTMRKGADSSSSDYKSYRRVFETVKAVNQAAKAKSCSESPHNMPGSKQLSAATSGGASTPHTSCSGPGGTQAEGAGEEPRVAPGQQDLEAAVQRLSVRQQSHASEERSFFEAERERKLWRLRDGESSSGFLTPNESIISTGTNYSGGSELTAGSGFSLSSLTYLPDKLQIVKPLEGSVTLHHWQQLARPNLGGILVPRPGVLTKDFRQLDIDLEEVYSLNDLEEDDVDAGSFQLLPTSTPAKAKERPGVCITPSCLLVGPLRG is encoded by the exons aTGGAGATCTGGAGCAGCCCCGCCGCCTACGACGAGCTGAACGGGAACGCGGAGCGGGGCGCCGGCGCCGACCCCCTCGCCCgggagctggaggaag TCCTGTGCACTGAGCGGGTGGTCAGGATCACAAAAACCTACCACGACATTGATGCTGTCACCAACCTGCTGGATGAG AAGGAGCGGGACCTGGAGCTAGCAGCGCGCATCGGGCAGTCCCTGCTGAAGCAGAACCGGGGCCTGACTGAGCGCAAcgagctgctggaggagcagctggagtTGGCCAAAGAGGAG atTGCGCAGCTGCGCCACGAGGTCTCCATGCGGGACGACCTGCTCCACTTCTACACCACCACGACGGAGGAGAGCGAGCccacctccaccacctccaCACC GCTGCGCCGGCACGAGTCCTcgctgtccctgcagcagtaCTTCCAGTACGACACGCTGCAGCAGAAACTCAAGTGCCTGGAGGAGGAGAACCAGAAGCTTCGCATGGAG GCCACCAACATCGCAACCGAGACCTGTCGGTACGAGgaccaggagcagcagctgatgaTTGACTGTGTGGAGCAGTTCT CCGAAGCGAGCCAGCAGGTGGTTTACCTTTCCAACGAGCTGGCCCGCAAGGCGGAGGACACGGCGCGGCAGCAGGaggacatcagccagctcctggCGCAGGTCGCGGACCTGCAGCAGAAGTGCCGCACG TACGGCTCGGAGGTGGaggagctccagcagcacctggctGTGGCCAAGGAGGTGCAGCAACAGCTGCGGATGGAG CTGCGGGACCTGCAGGAGAAGTACACGGAGTGTGGCGGGATGCTGCAGGAGGCCCAGGAGGAGGTCAAGAGCCTGCGCAGCCGCAGCCTGCCCAACAGCACCGTCAGCCGCTACGGCGCACCCAGCCTCCTGCCCGTG GACTCGCTGGCGGCTGAGATCAAGGGGACGATGAGGAAGGGGGCAGACAGCTCCTCCTCGGACTACAA GAGCTACCGGCGCGTCTTTGAGACGGTGAAAGCGGTGAACCAGGCGGCCAAAGCCAAGTCTTGCTCAGAGTCTCCCCACAACATGCCGGGCTCCAAGCAGTTGTCAGCTGCCACCTCCGGAGGGGCCAGCACCCCCCACACCAGCTGCTCCGGCCCAGGGGGCACCCA GGCCGAGGGGGCCGGAGAGGAGCCCCGGGTGGCCCCCGGGCAGCAGGACCTGGAGGCAGCGGTGCAGCGGCTGTCGGTGCGGCAGCAGAGCCATGCCTCGGAGGAACGTTCCTTCTTCGAGGCCGAGCGGGAGCGCAAGCTTTGGCGGCTGAGGGATGGCGAGAGCTCCAGTGGCTTCCTCACCCCCAATGAGAGCATCATCTCCACCGGGACCAACTACTCAGGGGGCTCGGAGCTCACCGCTGGCTCCGGCTTTTCCCTCAGCTCCCTCACCTACCTGCCTGACAAGCTGCAGATTGTGAAGCCCCTGGAag GCTCTGTGACTCTCCaccactggcagcagctggcacggCCCAACCTGGGTGGGATCCTGGTGCCCCGTCCCGGGGTGCTCACCAAAGACTTCAGGCAGCTGGACATTGACCTGGAGGAGGTCTACAGCCTCAACGACCTGGAGGAGGACGACGTGGACGCCGgctccttccagctgctcccTACCTCAACGCCTGCCAAAGCCAAGGAGCGCCCCGGGG TCTGTATAACGCCGTCGTGCCTTCTTGTGGGCCCTTTgcggggctga
- the LOC119158803 gene encoding gastrin/cholecystokinin-like peptide: MKVVCISLTLTIVVTACLCRPAAEAPGTARDPHQPPASLIRRDWPDSLSQEQKHLVQFLPHIFTELSDHKGYVHGDKGMEALHDHYYPDWMDFGRRSAEDSPDAV; encoded by the exons ATGAAGGTGGTGTGCATCAGCCTCACCCTCACCATCGTGGTGACCGCCTGCCTGTGCCGGCCCGCAGCGGAGGCGCCAGGCACTGCACGGgacccccaccagccccccgcCAGCCTGATCCGGCGGGACTGGCCCGACTCCCTGTCCCAGGAGCAGAAGCACCTCGTCCAGTTCCTGCCCCACATCTTCACAG agctgagtgACCACAAGGGCTACGTGCACGGGGACAAGGGGATGGAGGCTCTGCACGACCACTACTACCCCGACTGGATGGACTTCGGCCGCCGCAGCGCCGAGGACTCCCCCGATGCCGTGTAG